A single genomic interval of Stieleria maiorica harbors:
- a CDS encoding N-formylglutamate amidohydrolase has protein sequence MVDQIWTSERGDGPLVATAVHDGHALRDDVMSHIKLDDLGRLREEDPFTGVWTNCVPTRVIGLRSRFEVDLNRPREKAVYRTPEDAWGLTVWKDNPADEMFAKSLSEYDAFYHAMHELLTRIVIEQGHFVLYDLHTYNHRRAGPDGEVADPEANPQVNIGTGTMDRHRWGHVVDALIGALREFDFPGGRLDVRENVKFRGGNWPRWIHETFPTTGVAIAIEFKKFFMDEWTGQPDPSAVDAISRALQFSVPFVMDALNRPQLI, from the coding sequence ATGGTCGATCAGATTTGGACATCGGAGCGTGGCGATGGTCCGTTGGTGGCAACGGCCGTCCACGACGGGCACGCGTTGCGTGACGATGTGATGTCACACATCAAGCTGGACGATCTCGGCCGGCTACGAGAAGAAGACCCGTTCACCGGTGTTTGGACGAACTGTGTTCCCACGCGTGTGATCGGTTTGCGGTCACGGTTCGAAGTCGACTTGAATCGTCCTCGTGAGAAAGCGGTTTACCGAACCCCCGAGGACGCCTGGGGACTGACGGTTTGGAAAGACAATCCGGCCGACGAGATGTTCGCCAAATCGCTGAGCGAGTACGACGCGTTCTACCATGCGATGCACGAACTGTTGACCCGGATCGTGATCGAACAGGGCCACTTCGTGCTGTACGACTTACACACCTACAACCATCGACGTGCCGGGCCGGACGGCGAGGTTGCCGACCCCGAAGCCAATCCCCAGGTCAACATCGGCACCGGAACGATGGACCGACATCGATGGGGCCATGTGGTGGATGCGCTGATCGGTGCACTGCGAGAATTTGACTTTCCCGGCGGACGGCTGGACGTCCGGGAGAACGTCAAGTTTCGTGGCGGGAACTGGCCGCGATGGATTCATGAGACGTTTCCGACGACCGGCGTCGCGATCGCCATCGAGTTCAAAAAGTTCTTCATGGACGAGTGGACCGGTCAGCCGGACCCATCCGCCGTCGATGCCATTTCGCGTGCCCTTCAATTCTCGGTGCCGTTTGTCATGGACGCCTTAAACCGTCCTCAGCTGATTTAA
- a CDS encoding hemolysin family protein: MIGSLGFFFIGSALYGEVGSHVTGAESGGSGRTLLFLAIAVFLIVLNGFFVAAEFALVKVRVSRIDQLAREGKLFAGTARWLAERLDESLSACQLGITMASLALGWVGEPAFSKLVEPMLGWVGVTDEAVIKVIGFAIAFSVITGLHLVAGEQFPKIFAIRRPEQVLLWCAIPLKFFYAVLYPFLTILNVVTTFLLTLVGIRGASDHESVSTEEEIRALLTEAHVHGNLTRSEHRLINNVFEFDDLIVRRVMLPRGDVVFFDVNEPISKLRELVRTTMHTRYPVCDRSLDKVLGVVHIKDLLTVPETDAQFDVRSIIRPPKKVHETMPISKVLRHFQATHQLLAFVIDEYGTITGIVTLENVLERIVGEVDDEFDNADPNIVPEGRDQFLVNGTTSIDEVRRRLAIPLNESDEADTISGMLMDYHQKILTQGDRIELEGAVAEVLEMKNDSATKVRFRLNPPQ; the protein is encoded by the coding sequence ATGATCGGATCACTCGGTTTCTTTTTCATTGGATCGGCGTTGTATGGCGAGGTCGGTTCCCACGTGACGGGCGCCGAATCGGGTGGCAGCGGCCGGACGTTGCTGTTTCTTGCGATCGCGGTCTTTCTGATCGTGTTGAACGGCTTTTTCGTGGCCGCCGAATTCGCGCTTGTCAAAGTGCGTGTGTCGCGGATCGACCAGCTCGCTCGTGAGGGAAAGCTGTTTGCCGGGACGGCGCGCTGGCTGGCCGAGCGGTTGGACGAATCGCTGTCGGCCTGCCAACTGGGCATCACGATGGCCTCGCTGGCACTCGGCTGGGTCGGCGAACCGGCGTTTTCGAAGCTGGTCGAACCGATGCTGGGATGGGTGGGGGTGACCGATGAAGCGGTGATCAAGGTGATCGGATTCGCGATCGCGTTTTCGGTGATCACCGGGTTGCACCTGGTTGCCGGCGAACAATTCCCCAAGATCTTTGCGATCCGCCGTCCCGAACAGGTTCTGTTGTGGTGCGCGATCCCGCTGAAATTCTTCTACGCGGTGCTATATCCGTTTTTGACGATTCTGAATGTCGTCACCACGTTTCTCTTGACGTTGGTGGGCATTCGGGGAGCGTCGGATCACGAATCGGTCAGCACGGAGGAGGAGATCCGCGCGCTGCTGACCGAAGCGCATGTTCACGGCAACCTGACCCGCAGTGAACACCGGCTGATTAACAACGTGTTTGAGTTCGACGATTTGATCGTCCGGCGGGTGATGTTGCCTCGCGGGGACGTTGTCTTTTTCGACGTCAACGAACCGATTTCCAAGCTCCGTGAACTGGTGCGGACCACGATGCACACACGCTACCCGGTGTGTGATCGGTCGCTGGACAAGGTGTTGGGGGTGGTGCACATCAAGGACCTGTTGACCGTCCCCGAAACAGACGCCCAGTTCGATGTCAGAAGCATCATTCGCCCTCCCAAGAAGGTCCATGAGACGATGCCGATCAGCAAGGTGCTGCGGCACTTCCAAGCCACGCATCAATTGCTGGCGTTTGTGATCGACGAATATGGCACGATCACGGGAATCGTCACCCTGGAAAACGTGTTGGAGCGGATCGTCGGTGAAGTGGACGACGAATTCGACAACGCCGATCCAAACATCGTACCCGAGGGAAGGGACCAGTTCCTCGTCAACGGCACGACGTCAATCGATGAGGTGCGACGTCGGCTGGCAATCCCGCTGAACGAGTCCGACGAGGCCGACACGATCAGCGGCATGTTGATGGACTATCACCAAAAGATTCTCACTCAGGGTGACCGTATCGAGTTGGAAGGGGCTGTCGCGGAGGTTCTGGAGATGAAGAACGATAGCGCCACGAAAGTTCGGTTTCGACTGAATCCGCCGCAGTAG
- a CDS encoding ammonium transporter, whose amino-acid sequence MSKLLRAPLLTGLVFAGALCLGAVFTPEVMAQAEEAVAESAYSSEEYVASDGYAVFAVNNLWICISAALVFIMHLGFTTLEAGLTQKKNAVNIIFKNVWIVCTGILLYAMWGFNAMYPGDFNGYFAMGSWFGASLNDVSMTTADYNAGYTWWGDFIFQAMFAATAATIVSGAVAERVKLPTFMLFSTLLVGFAYPIIGSWKWGGGWLDQMGFYDFAGSSIVHAFGGFAALACVLLLGPRTGKYTESGIKPIVGHSMPLAVIGVFLLWLGWFGFNGGSALSADPKAVSYVFVTTSLAAAAGAISSIVGSYVLLKKPDVSMALNGILAGLVGITAGADTVGEESSIVIGAIAGLLVVVAILGFDKIKIDDPVGAISVHGVCGIWGTVAVGIFSMDASHSFVTQLIGTLAIGGFAFAFSAIVFGILKVTLGVRVSLEEETLGLDISEHGMAAYNGFETA is encoded by the coding sequence ATGTCTAAGTTATTGCGAGCACCACTGCTCACAGGTTTGGTTTTTGCGGGGGCATTGTGTCTAGGAGCGGTCTTCACCCCCGAGGTGATGGCCCAAGCCGAAGAGGCGGTCGCGGAAAGCGCCTATTCGTCCGAAGAGTACGTCGCATCGGACGGCTACGCCGTGTTTGCGGTCAACAACTTGTGGATCTGCATTTCCGCCGCCCTGGTGTTCATCATGCACCTCGGGTTCACGACCCTGGAAGCGGGTCTGACGCAGAAAAAGAACGCCGTCAACATCATCTTCAAGAATGTCTGGATCGTCTGCACGGGTATCTTGCTGTACGCGATGTGGGGCTTCAACGCGATGTACCCCGGCGACTTCAACGGCTACTTCGCGATGGGCAGTTGGTTCGGCGCGTCGCTGAACGACGTGTCGATGACGACGGCCGACTACAACGCCGGGTACACCTGGTGGGGTGACTTCATCTTCCAAGCGATGTTCGCTGCGACCGCCGCGACGATCGTCTCCGGTGCCGTTGCCGAACGCGTCAAGCTGCCGACGTTCATGCTGTTCTCGACCCTTTTGGTCGGTTTCGCCTATCCGATCATCGGCAGCTGGAAGTGGGGCGGCGGCTGGTTGGATCAAATGGGATTCTATGACTTCGCCGGTTCCAGCATCGTGCACGCGTTCGGCGGTTTCGCGGCTCTGGCCTGTGTTCTGCTGCTCGGCCCGCGTACCGGCAAGTACACCGAAAGCGGCATCAAGCCGATCGTCGGTCACAGCATGCCGTTGGCCGTCATCGGCGTGTTCCTGCTGTGGTTGGGTTGGTTCGGATTCAACGGCGGATCGGCCCTTTCGGCGGATCCCAAAGCAGTCTCCTACGTGTTTGTGACCACCAGCCTTGCAGCTGCAGCCGGTGCGATTTCGTCGATCGTCGGATCGTACGTGCTGTTGAAGAAACCTGACGTGTCGATGGCACTCAACGGGATCCTGGCCGGTCTGGTCGGCATCACGGCCGGAGCGGACACCGTCGGTGAGGAATCGTCGATCGTGATTGGTGCGATCGCAGGTCTGTTGGTCGTCGTCGCGATCCTCGGATTCGACAAGATCAAGATCGACGATCCGGTCGGGGCAATTTCGGTTCACGGCGTGTGCGGCATCTGGGGCACCGTCGCCGTCGGCATCTTCTCGATGGACGCCAGCCACAGCTTCGTCACCCAACTGATCGGCACCTTGGCCATCGGCGGTTTCGCGTTCGCGTTCTCCGCGATCGTCTTCGGAATCCTGAAGGTCACGCTCGGTGTTCGAGTCAGCCTGGAAGAGGAAACCCTCGGATTGGACATCAGTGAACACGGCATGGCTGCCTACAACGGTTTCGAAACCGCTTGA
- a CDS encoding PEP-CTERM sorting domain-containing protein (PEP-CTERM proteins occur, often in large numbers, in the proteomes of bacteria that also encode an exosortase, a predicted intramembrane cysteine proteinase. The presence of a PEP-CTERM domain at a protein's C-terminus predicts cleavage within the sorting domain, followed by covalent anchoring to some some component of the (usually Gram-negative) cell surface. Many PEP-CTERM proteins exhibit an unusual sequence composition that includes large numbers of potential glycosylation sites. Expression of one such protein has been shown restore the ability of a bacterium to form floc, a type of biofilm.), whose product MRKLRIAAGLLLIVLMQGPPLHGATVSTILTLDPATPTVNTLDLALSAGGFPIGASVTELSGTINAEIEIDFATGVISSLNLIGGNLISSDWTMENVPTGNPNDPTETMTLNGVGTTATADTTPASSVVNGGSFTGTEHLILLTGGTVSPVNVTLAGTEISGGGTGTLTATKNGDQYDLFFSMGISDTETLAGGDLGITGTMVARGTVTAIPEPTSALALSLAVAGIVLRRRRS is encoded by the coding sequence ATGAGAAAACTAAGAATTGCGGCTGGCTTGTTGCTGATTGTGTTGATGCAAGGTCCGCCGCTACATGGGGCGACCGTCAGTACGATCTTGACGCTCGATCCAGCGACCCCGACCGTCAACACACTCGATTTGGCGTTGTCGGCAGGCGGGTTTCCGATCGGCGCGTCGGTGACCGAGTTGTCGGGAACGATCAATGCTGAGATCGAGATCGATTTTGCAACCGGGGTGATCTCGTCTTTGAATTTGATCGGCGGCAATCTGATCAGCAGCGACTGGACGATGGAGAACGTGCCGACGGGCAATCCCAACGACCCGACCGAAACGATGACGTTGAATGGAGTGGGAACAACTGCGACCGCAGATACGACGCCCGCTTCGAGCGTCGTGAACGGGGGTTCGTTCACTGGCACAGAACACCTGATCCTGCTGACCGGCGGGACAGTTTCTCCTGTCAACGTCACACTCGCCGGCACCGAAATCAGCGGAGGCGGAACGGGAACGTTGACGGCGACAAAGAACGGCGATCAGTACGACCTGTTCTTTAGCATGGGAATCAGCGACACCGAAACGCTCGCCGGCGGGGACCTGGGGATCACGGGAACGATGGTGGCTCGCGGCACGGTCACGGCGATCCCCGAGCCGACCTCCGCTTTGGCACTTTCGCTCGCCGTCGCTGGAATCGTGCTACGCCGTCGGCGGAGTTGA
- a CDS encoding glycogen debranching protein, translated as MGAIGNTNLPTSWFTIEGSAHPLGVVWLEEERAFNFALYSNHATGVSLLLFTPDQLGQPCRRIDLNHLVNKSGRIWHCRVPESELGGAIYYGYQVQGPAGGRKYDLHAFDDQKLLIDPYATEIHFPDSFDRAAAIRPGSNVGKAPLGVLPSVKEQEASPWKADRVRFHEHDLVIYELHVRGFTRNPNSGVDSQRRGTYLGAIDKIPYLVELGITAVELMPVFQFDPQENNFWGYMPLNFFAPHSQYATHQRNAAREFRQMVSAFHQAGIEVLLDVVFNHTTEGDEHGPCYSFKGIDNSSYYITTGDPAHPFANFSGTGNTLHTKNRHTVRMILDSMRSWVRNYHVDGFRFDLASVFNRRGDGSVSSSQSRLVAAIRADPVLGKVRLIAEPWDAAGLNQLGQGFPGKRWMQWNGRFRDDVRRFVKGDAGLLAEMVRRMYGSDDLFPDSLNEACHPYQSVNYINSHDGFTLYDQVSYNQRHNWVNGEQNRDGHRDNHSWNCGVEGDAGASDEIIKLRIRQAKNFCCLLMLANGTPMFRAGDEFLQTQYGNNNPFNQDNKFSWLDWDRLQEHAVFHRFFRMMIAFRKSHPTIARSRFWREDVRWYGTGADVDWSYDARQFAYFLCGESQRDIDLYVMVNADWRPHTFSIQHYESSDWEVAVNTAAATPDDIYDSGQGPRLRSRQFSVAARSVVVLRSCRATEADAEKAEITGPPNKPR; from the coding sequence GTGGGAGCGATTGGCAACACGAATCTGCCCACCAGTTGGTTTACGATTGAGGGGAGCGCGCATCCGTTGGGCGTGGTTTGGTTGGAAGAAGAACGGGCGTTTAATTTCGCGCTCTATTCCAATCACGCGACCGGCGTCTCGCTGCTGTTGTTCACCCCCGATCAGCTCGGCCAGCCCTGTCGACGAATCGACCTGAACCACTTGGTCAACAAATCCGGTCGCATCTGGCATTGCCGCGTTCCGGAGTCGGAATTGGGCGGTGCGATCTATTACGGCTACCAGGTCCAAGGCCCCGCGGGCGGTCGGAAGTATGACCTTCACGCGTTCGATGATCAGAAACTGTTGATCGATCCGTACGCGACGGAGATCCATTTTCCCGACAGCTTTGATCGTGCGGCGGCGATCCGACCGGGATCGAATGTCGGCAAGGCACCGCTGGGCGTCCTTCCCAGCGTCAAAGAACAGGAAGCCTCTCCCTGGAAAGCCGACCGCGTTCGATTTCATGAACACGACTTAGTGATCTATGAATTGCATGTCCGTGGATTCACTCGCAACCCCAACAGCGGCGTCGATTCCCAGCGACGCGGGACTTACTTGGGCGCGATCGACAAGATTCCCTACCTGGTCGAACTGGGCATCACCGCCGTGGAGCTGATGCCGGTTTTTCAGTTTGATCCCCAAGAAAACAACTTCTGGGGCTACATGCCGCTGAATTTTTTCGCACCGCATTCTCAATATGCCACGCATCAGCGGAATGCCGCCCGCGAGTTTCGGCAAATGGTCAGCGCGTTCCATCAAGCCGGCATCGAAGTGCTATTGGATGTGGTGTTCAATCACACGACCGAAGGCGACGAGCACGGTCCCTGTTACAGTTTTAAGGGAATCGACAACAGCAGCTATTACATCACCACCGGTGACCCCGCACATCCCTTCGCCAATTTTTCGGGCACGGGCAACACGCTGCATACCAAGAACCGTCACACCGTGCGGATGATCTTGGACAGCATGCGCAGTTGGGTCCGCAACTACCATGTCGACGGGTTTCGGTTCGACCTCGCATCGGTCTTCAATCGACGCGGCGACGGCTCGGTTTCGTCAAGCCAGTCGCGGTTGGTTGCCGCCATTCGCGCCGACCCGGTGCTGGGAAAGGTGCGATTGATCGCCGAACCCTGGGACGCGGCGGGGCTGAACCAACTCGGACAAGGATTCCCGGGCAAACGCTGGATGCAGTGGAACGGGCGGTTCCGTGACGACGTTCGCCGCTTCGTCAAAGGCGATGCGGGGTTGTTAGCCGAGATGGTCCGGCGGATGTATGGCAGTGACGACTTGTTCCCCGATTCGCTGAACGAAGCCTGCCATCCCTACCAAAGCGTCAATTACATTAATTCGCATGACGGATTCACGTTGTACGATCAGGTTTCGTACAACCAACGTCACAATTGGGTCAACGGTGAACAGAATCGGGACGGGCACCGCGACAACCATAGTTGGAATTGTGGGGTCGAGGGGGATGCGGGCGCGAGCGATGAAATCATCAAGCTGCGAATCCGACAGGCGAAAAACTTTTGTTGTCTGTTGATGCTTGCCAACGGCACCCCGATGTTTCGCGCCGGTGATGAGTTTTTACAGACCCAATACGGCAACAACAACCCCTTCAACCAAGACAACAAATTCAGCTGGCTGGACTGGGACCGACTGCAGGAACATGCAGTGTTCCATCGTTTCTTTCGCATGATGATCGCCTTTCGCAAGTCACACCCGACGATCGCACGCAGTCGTTTTTGGCGTGAGGACGTTCGTTGGTACGGCACCGGAGCGGACGTCGACTGGTCGTACGATGCCCGGCAATTCGCCTACTTCCTTTGCGGTGAATCCCAACGCGACATCGATTTGTACGTGATGGTCAACGCCGACTGGAGGCCGCATACGTTTTCGATCCAGCACTACGAGTCATCTGATTGGGAAGTCGCCGTCAACACCGCCGCCGCGACGCCCGATGACATTTACGACAGCGGGCAGGGGCCACGTCTCCGGTCACGACAATTCTCCGTAGCCGCGCGATCGGTCGTCGTTCTCCGCTCGTGTCGAGCCACCGAGGCGGACGCCGAGAAAGCCGAGATCACCGGACCGCCAAACAAGCCGCGCTAA